The Polyangium aurulentum genomic interval GCCGTTGCGGTCGCCGCGGGCCCCGCTGCTGGCGGTGAGGCTGCGCCGAAGGCCGAGGAGAAGACCGAGTTCGACGTTGTCCTGGCGAACGCCGGCGGCAACAAGATCCAGGTCATCAAGGCGGTCCGTGAGATCACGGGCCTCGGCCTGAAGGAAGCGAAGGACCTCGTCGAGGGCGCCCCCAAGACCCTCAAGGAGGCCGTATCCAAGGCCGACGCCGAGGACATGAAGAAGAAGCTCACCGAGGCTGGTGCGACGGTCGAGCTCAAGTAAGGATCACAGCTTCCCTTTGCGGGAAACCGGGATCCGCCAAACGACGGCGGCAGGGGCGGGAGCCTCTGCCGCACGTCGAGTTTTGTCCTTTGGGGGGCCCGCTTCGCGGTGTGCGGGGTTCGTCCGTCCGTCGGGACCTTTGATAGCTGTTTCGTAGCTTTGAGGCTGATGCTCGGTTCGTGGAGCGCGCGCGGGATTTTCAGGCGCGTGCACCCGTAGGAGCCGGAGGAATATCGATGCCGTCGGTTGTCCAATCCAACTTCCGCATCCGTAAGAACCTGGGGCGCGTGGGTCGTATCATCGACGTCCCCAACCTGATCGACATCCAGAAGTCCAGCTACGAGAAGTTCCTCCAGATGAACGTTCCGCCGAACGAGCGGGACGAGGTCGGGCTCCAGGCGGTGTTCCGCTCGGTGTTCCCGATCAAGGACTTCAACGGCACGAGCGAGCTCGTCTTCGTCTCTTACAACCTGGAGGCGCCGAAGTACGACGTCGAGGAGTGCCGCCAGCGCGGCATGACCTACGCGGCGCCGATCAAGGTCACCAACCAGCTCATGATCTACGACACCCGTGACGGCGGCGAGCGCATCGTCCGGGATATCAAGGAGCAGGAGGTGTACTTCGGCGAGCTGCCGCTGATGACCGAGACCGGTACGTTCATCATCAACGGTACCGAGCGCGTCGTCGTCAGCCAGCTTCACCGTTCGCCCGGCGTGTTCTTCGATCACGACAAGGGCAAGACGCACTCGAGCGGCAAGCTTCTCTACTCGGCGCGTGTGATCCCCTATCGCGGCTCGTGGCTCGATTTCGAGTTCGACCCGAAGGACATCATCTACGTGCGCATCGACCGGCGCCGGAAGATGCACGCGACCGTGCTCCTGCGCGCCCTCGGCTACTCGACGCAGGACCTGCTCAACTACTTCTACTCGACCGAGAGCGTCTACATCGAGAAGGGCGGCAAGTACTCGAAGAGCATCGAGTACGACCTTCTCGCGGGTCAGCGCGCGACGCGCGACATCAAGATCAAAGAAGACGTCATCGTCAAGAAGAACCAGAAGTTCACGCGCGCGGCCATCCGCAAGATGAAGGAGGCCAAGCTCGAGCGCCTCGCGATCGAGCTCGAGGAGCTGGCTGGCAAGGTCGCCGCGCACGACGTCGTGGATCCGGAGACCGGCGAGGTCATCGTCGAGGTCAACGAGGAGCTCACCGAGCAGAAGCTCGAGCGCATCCGCGACGCGAAGATCGAGCACTTCCGCGTGCTGTTCATCGACGGCCTGAACGTCGGCTCGTACCTGCGCGACACGCTGCTCGCCGACAAGGTGAAGACGCAGGAGGACTCGATCCTCGAGATCTACCGGCGCCTGCGCCCGGGCGATCCGCCGACGCTCGAGACCGCCAAGACGCTCTTCCACAACCTGTTCTTCAACCCGGAGCGCTACGACCTGTCGAAGGTCGGCCGCCTCAAGCTGAACTACAAGTTCTACCGGGATCTGCCCGAGGGCCAGCGGCCGAACCTCGACCTCACGGTCCTCACACCGCAGGACATCCTCGAGACCGTCCGGCACCTCATCGAGCTGAAGAACGGTCGCGGCTCGGTCGACGACATCGACCACCTCGGCAACCGCCGCGTCCGCGCCGTCGGTGAGCTGATGGAGAACCAGTACCGGATCGGCCTGGTCCGGATGGAGCGCGCCATCAAGGAGCGCATGAGCATGTCGCAGGAGATCGACACGCTCATGCCGCACGATCTCATCAACGCGAAGCCCGTCAGCGCGGTGGTCAAGGAGTACTTCGGCAGCTCGCAGCTGTCGCAGTTCATGGACCAGACCAACCCGCTCTCGGAGGTCACGCACAAGCGGCGCCTGTCCGCGCTCGGCCCCGGCGGCCTCACGCGCGAGCGTGCCGGCTTCGAGGTCCGCGACGTCCACGCGACCCACTACGGCCGCATCTGCCCGATCGAGACGCCGGAAGGCCCGAACATCGGCCTCATCGCGTCGCTGTCGACCTTCGCCCGCGTGAACGAGTTCGGCTTCGTCGAGACGCCGTACCGCAAGGTCGCCGAAGCCACGGTGACCGACGAGGTCGTGTGGCTCAGCGCGCTCGAGGAAGAGGGCAAGTACATCGCGCAGGCGACGGCCGGGCTCGGCGAGGACAACCGCTTCCGCGAGAACGTCGTCTCGGCCCGCTTCAACGGCGAGTTCAAGATCGTCTCGCCCGAGATGATCGAGCTGATGGACGTCGCGCCCAACCAGATGGTGAGCGTCGCGGCGGCGCTCGTGCCGTTCCTCGAGCACGACGACGCCAACCGCGCGCTCATGGGCGCGAACATGCAGCGTCAGGCCGTGCCGCTGCTCCGTTCGACCGCGCCGCTCGTCGGCACGGGCATGGAGGGGCGTCTCGCCCGCGACTCTGGCGTGTGCGTGGTTGCGCGCCGCCCGGGCGTGGTCGAGAGCGTCGACGCGACGCGCATCGTGGTGCGCGCCGAGGGCGAGGGCGCCGAGGTGCCGGACATCTACCACCTCATGAAGTACCAGCGCTCGAACCAGTCGACCTGCTACACGCAGAAGCCGATCGTCAGCACGGGTGACGCGGTGAAGGTGGGCGACGTCCTCGCGGACGGCCCGTCGACCGACATGGGCGAGCTCGCCCTCGGCCAGAACGTGCTCGTCGCGTTCATGCCGTGGCAGGGCTACAACTTCGAGGACTCGATCCTCGTGTCCGAGCGCATCGCCAAGGACGACGTCTTCACCTCGATTCACATCGAGGAGTTCGAGTGCGTCGCCCGCGACACCAAGCTCGGCAAGGAGGAGATCACGCGCGACATCCCGAACGTCGGCGAGGAGGCCCTGAAGGACCTCGACGACTCGGGCATCGTGCGGATCGGCGCCGAGGTTCGTCCTGGCGACATCCTCGTTGGAAAGATCACGCCCAAGGGCGAGACCCAGCTCTCGCCGGAGGAGAAGCTGCTGCGCGCGATCTTCGGCGAGAAGGCCGGCGACGTGCGCGACAGCTCGCTCAAGGTTCCGCCGGGCGTGAGCGGCATCGTGATCAATGCGCGGGTCTTCTCGCGCAAGGGCACGGAGAAGGACGAGCGCGCGCGCGACATCGAGGATCAGGAGCGCGCCCGCATCGAGCGCACGCGCGACGAGGAGATCAAGATCCTGCGCGACTCGTTCTACCGCCGGGTCCGCGAGATCCTCGTCGGCAAGACGACGAATGGCAAGCTCGTCGACGACAAGGGCAAGGTCCTCTTGCAGAAGGGCGACGAGATCGCCGAGGCGGCCCTGCTCGAGATCCCGCGCCGTTACTGGGGCGAGATCCCGGTCGAGGAGACCGACCGGATCCAGCAGATCCTGCGCGATCTGGAGGACCTCGTGCGCACGCGCGAGGAGCACTTCCGCGACAAGATCGAGCGCCTGTCGAAGGGCGACGAGCTGCCGCCGGGCGTGATCAAGATGGTGAAGGTCTACATCGCCATCAAGCGCAAGCTCCAGGTCGGCGACAAGATGGCCGGTCGCCACGGCAACAAGGGCGTCATCAGCCGGATCCTCCCCGAGGAGGACATGCCGTACCTGCGTGACGGCAGCCCGGTCGACATCGTGCTGAACCCGCTCGGCGTGCCGAGCCGCATGAACGTCGGCCAGATCCTCGAGGTCCACCTCGGCTGGGGCGCGCTCGAGCTGGGCAAGCAGCTGCAGCGCATGGTCGAGGAGCAGCGCGCCGCGCACGAGATCAAGGAGCGCATCACGGCGATCTACGGCGGCGACGAGGAGGCTTCGGCGCTCGTCAGGCTGATGGACGACGGGGATGTGTCGCGTGCGGCGAAGAAGGTGAAGAACGGCGTGTTCGTCGCTTCGCCGGTCTTCGACGGCGCGAGCGAGGAGGACATCAAGGGCGCGCTCGCGCTCGCGGGCCTGCCCTCGACGGGCCAGGCGATCCTCTTCGACGGTCGCACGGGCGAGGCGTTCGATCAGAACGTCACGGTGGGCATCATGTACATGCTGAAGCTCCACCACCTGGTCGATGACAAGATCCACGCTCGTTCGATCGGCCCCTACTCGCTCGTCACGCAGCAGCCGCTCGGCGGTAAGGCCCAGTTCGGCGGCCAGCGCCTCGGCGAGATGGAGGTTTGGGCGATGGAGGCCTACGGCGCGGCGTACGCGCTGCAGGAGTTCCTCACGGTCAAATCCGACGACGTGATGGGTCGTACGCGCATGTACGAGGCCATCGTGAAGGGGGAGTACACGCTGGAGGCCGGCCTGCCGGAGAGCTTCAACGTGCTCATCAAGGAGCTGCAGTCGTTGTGTCTGAACGTCGAGCTCGTCGAGACGGGCCTCGAGGCTTCGGCCGCGGAAGAGGAGTGATGCACAGCTCCCTCCCCCTCGTTTCAGCCGTTTTCAGTGCGGCCAGCGCGCGCCTCGTCGCGCGCTCGGCCGCCGTGTCCCAGGTTTTCGGAGGTCCGCATGCGTGACATCTTCAGCTTCTTCGAGAAGCCCAAAGATCCGCTGTCGTTCAGCGCCATTCGCATCTCGCTCGCGAGCCCGGAGAAGATCCGGGAGTGGTCGCACGGCGAGGTGAAGAAGCCGGAGACGATCAACTACCGGACCTTCAAGCCGGAGCGTGACGGCCTCTTCTGCGCGAAGATCTTCGGTCCGGTGAAGGACTACGAGTGCAACTGCGGCAAGTACAAGCGCATGAAGCACCGTGGGATCGTGTGCGAGAAGTGCGGCGTCGAGGTCATCCAGTCGAAGGTCCGACGCGAGCGCCTCGGGCACATCTCGCTGGCGACGCCGGTCGCGCACATCTGGTTCCTGAAGAGCCTGCCGTCGCGCATCGGCAACATGCTCGACATCACGCTGAAGGATCTCGAGAAGGTCCTCTACTGCGAGGCGTACATCGTCATCGACCCGAAGGAGACGGGTCTGCAGCGTGGTGATCTGCTCAGCGAGGAGCGCTACCTGCAGATCCTCGAGGAGTACGGCGACGACAAGGTCACCGCGGGCATGGGCGGCGAGGCGATCCTCGAGATGCTCAAGCAGGTCGACGTGCACGCGCTCGCCGAGCTGCTCCGCGAGGAGATGCGCAAGGCGACGAGCGAGGCGAAGCGGAAGAAGCTCGCCAAGCGCCTGAAGGTCGTCGAGGCGTTCCGCGAAAGCGGCAACCGGCCCGAGTGGATGATGCTCACGGTCATCCCCGTGCTGCCGCCCGACCTGCGCCCGCTGGTCCCCCTGGACGGCGGCCGCTTCGCGACGAGCGATCTCAACGATCTCTACCGCCGCGTGATCAACCGCAACAACCGCCTGAAGCGGCTCCTCGAGCTGAACGCGCCCGAGATCATCATCCGCAACGAGCGGCGCATGCTGCAGGAGGCCGTCGACGCGCTGTTCGACAACGGCCGCCGCGGCAAGACGATCACGGGCCCGAACAAGCGCCCGCTCAAGAGCTTGTCCGACATGCTCAAGGGCAAGCAGGGCCGGTTCCGCCAGAACCTGCTCGGCAAGCGCGTCGACTACTCCGGCCGCTCCGTCATCGTCGTCGGCCCGACGCTCCGGCTGCACCAGTGCGGCTTGCCGAAGAAGATGGCGCTCGAGCTGTTCGAGCCGTTCATCTACAACAAGCTCGAAGAGCGCGGCTACGTCAACACCATCAAGTCTGCGAAGAAGATGGTGGAGAAGGAGCGTCCCGAGGTCTGGGACATCCTCGAGGAGGTCATCAGCGAGCACCCGGTGATGCTGAACCGTGCGCCGACGCTGCACCGCCTCGGCATCCAGGCGTTCGAGCCGGTGCTCATCGAGGGCAAGGCGATCCAGCTTCACCCGCTGGTCTGCGCGGCCTTCAACGCCGACTTCGACGGCGACCAGATGGCCGTGCACGTGCCGCTCTCGATCGAGGCGCAGATGGAGGCGCGCGTGCTCATGATGAGCACGAACAACATCCTCTCGCCCGCGAACGGCAAGCCGATCATCAACCCGACGCAGGACATCGTGCTCGGGCTGTACTACGCGACGCGCGAGCGCAAGTTCGCGAAGGGCAGCTTCCGCGAGGGCACGCTCTCGTTCGGCGCGGATGGCGCGGGTCAGGCCGAGGGCTACCTGCGCGGCGTGTACGCCTCCCCCGAGGAGGTGCGCATGGCGTACGACGCGGGCGAGGTGCTCCTGCACGCGGGCATCCGCGTGCGCGTGCCGGTGATCGACGACGACGGCAACCCGCTTCGCGACGAGCACGGCCAGATCCAGCGCCGCATCGTGGCGACGACGGTGGGTCGCGTGCTCATCTCCGAGGTCCTGCCGAAGGGCGTGAGCTTCGACTACGTGAACAAGACGCTCGACAAGAAGGCCCTCTCGGCCCTCATCGACGTCTGCTACCGCGTCCACCGCAACAAGGAGACCGTCCTTCTCGCGGACCGGCTCCGCACGCTCGGCTTCGACCACGCGATGCGGGCCGGCATCTCGATCTGCATGGATCACATGGTGATCCCGCCGGCGAAGCGCGAGCTCCTCGACGAGGCGCAGCGCGAGGTCGAGCGCGTGGTCGAGCAGTACCAGGAAGGTCTGATCACGGACGGCGAGCGCTACAACAAGATCGTCGACATCTGGGCCGGCGTGGCCGACGCCGTCACCGGCAAGATGATGGACGGGATTGGCAAGGAGCGCGTCGTCGACCCGGAGACGAACAAGGAGAGCATCGAGCCGAGCTTCAACCCGATCTACATCATGGCAGATTCGGGTGCGCGCGGTTCGACGCAGCAGATTCGCCAGCTCGCAGCCATGCGCGGTCTGATGGCCAAGCCCTCGGGCGAGATCATCGAGACGCCCATCACGGCGAACTTCCGCGAAGGCCTCAGCGTGCTGCAGTACTTCATCTCGACGCACGGCGCGCGTAAGGGTCTCGCGGACACGGCGCTCAAGACGGCCAACTCCGGCTACCTCACCCGTCGCCTCGTCGACGTTGCGCAGGACGCGGTCATCTCCGAGTTCGACTGCGGCACGCTCGACGGCATCCGGGTGACCAAGCTCGAGGAGGCTGGCGAGGTGATCCAGCCGCTCGGCGACCGCATCCTCGGCCGCGTCGTGCTCGAGGACGTGATCGACCCGCTCACCGGCGAGGTCCTGATCACGGCCAACACCGAGCTCGACGAGTCCTCGGTGAAGAACATCGAGGAGGCTGGCATCGAGGAGGTGATGATCCGCTCGGTGCTCACCTGCCAGACGCGGCGCGGCGTGTGCGGCCTGTGCTACGGGCGCGATCTCGCGCGCGGCTACCGCGTCAACATCGGCGAGGCGGTCGGCATCATCGCCGCCCAGTCGATCGGCGAGCCGGGCACGCAGCTCACGATGCGCACCTTCCACATCGGTGGCACCGCGGCCCGCGGCAAGATCGAGGCGAGCTACCTCGAGGCCCGCACCGAGGGCACCGTGCGCCTGCGTCGCGCGGTCGTGCAGCGCAAGAAGGACGGCACCATGGTGGTCATGAACCGCCACGGTGAGCTGGTCGTCGTCGACGAGACCGGCCGCGAGCGCGAGCATCATCGCCTGGTCTACGGCTGCACCCTCAAGACGCCGGACGGCGTGCGGGTCAAGCCCGGCGAGCTCCTCGCCGAGTGGGACCAGTTCGCCACGCCGATCCTCACCGAGGTCTCCGGCGCCGTGAAGTACGGCGACCTCGTCGAGGGCGTCAGCGTGCAGGAGCGCGTCGACGAGGTGACCGGCCTTTCCCGCAAGGTCGTCATCGAGTCGAAGGCGGCCGATCTGCGCCCGCGCATCTCGCTGAAGGACCCGACCACGGGCGGAACCTTGAAGCTGCCGCAGAGCGAGCTCGAGGCCCGCTACCTGTTGCCCGTCGGCGCGCACATCGTCGCGCAGGAGGGTGACGTCATCGAGGCCGGCGACATCATCGCGAAGATGCCGCGCGACACGACGAAGGTGCAGGACATCACCGGCGGTCTGCCCCGCGTCGCCGAGCTGTTCGAGGCCCGCAAGCCGAAGGATCACGCCATCATCAGCGAGATCGACGGCGAGGTCTCCTTCGGCAAGGACACGAAGGGCAAGCGCAAGGTCCTCATCACGCCGATCGGGACCGACGGGCACAGCGCCGCCGCGGATCAGGCTCGCGAGTACCTGATCCCGAAGGGCAAGCACATCCAGGTGCAGCCCGGCGATCGCGTGCGCGCCGGCGACCCGCTCCAGGACGGCCCGCCGAACCCGCACGACATCCTGCGCGTGAAGGGCGAGAAGGAGCTCGCGGCCTGGCTCGTGAACGAGATCCAGCAGGTTTACCGCTTGCAGGGCGTCGGTATCAACGACAAGCACATCGAGGTGATCGTGCGGCAGATGCTCCGGCGCGTGCGCGTCAAGGACGTCGGCGACACGAACTTCCTCGTCGATGAGCAGGTCGAGAAGCACATCTTCGAGCGCGAGAACGAGCGGATTCTCGAGCGCGGCGGCCGCCCGGCCATCGCGGAGCCGCTCCTGCTCGGCATCACGAAGGCGAGCCTGTCGACCGAGTCGTTCATCAGCGCCTCGTCGTTCCAGGAGACCACGAAGGTCCTCACCGAGGCCGCGATCAGCGGCAAGGTCGACGATCTCCGCGGCCTCAAGGAGAACGTCATCATGGGTCGCCTGATCCCCGCCGGTACCGGCCTGCCCGCCTACAAGCGCATGCAGGTCATCATCGAGGGCGAGCCGATGCCGCGCGAGCAGCGTCAGCTTGCCGAGCCCCCGGCTCCGATCGCCACCTCGCGGCCCCCGCGCCCCGAGGAGACCCTGACCGCGGTGAACGAGGAGTGACGCAGAAAGGAAGGGCGGCGACCACCCTCGGGTGACGTCGCCCTCCTTGCTGATTCGCACCTCGCAAAGGCTCAGTGCGCCCGCCTCTCGCAACCCGAGGCGGGCGCGCTGCTTTTTGTCGGTAAGCCCCGCGCCACCCGCCTGCCTGCGCAGGATCCGGGCTGCAATGGCCGCGCCCCCCGGCCCGGCGGATATGTACTATCTCTTGGAGTCGCGATGCCTCCCGTGCACGGCACCAACCAGCGCGTCGCCGATCGCCTGCTTTCGGAGGGACGGATCGGCGCGGACGAGCACCGGCGCGCGGTCGATCACGCGGGCCGCAATCGCGCGCGGATCGAGGATGCCCTCATCGAGCTGAACCTCGTGCCCGAGGGCGATCTGCTCAAGTTCATCGCCACGCTGCACAACACGCGGTTCGTCTCGACCGAGAAGCTCGCCAAGGCCGCGATCGACGCGCGCGTGCTCAGCCGCGTCTCGCCCAAGACGGCGAGCATGCACGGCGTTTTCCCGGTGCTGCTCGACGAGGCCAAGAGTGTCCTGTCCGTGGTCACGGCAGACCCGGACAACGACGCCGCCCTGCACGAGGTGAAGCTCGGCGCTGGCGTGCGCGAGGTTCGCCCGCTCGTCGCGCGCCCGGCCGCCGTGCGCGCCGCGATCGCCCGCTACTACGACAAGAACCCGGCGCCCTTCGAGGCACTCCTGCGCCCGGCAGGAGGCGCCACGGGCGACTTCATCGACGTCGATCTCGGCATGGGCCCGTCGCCCGCGCGCGCTGCCTCGCCGGCAAACCGCGCCGCGCCCCCGCCCCCGCGGGCCCAGGCGCAGACGCTCCCGGGCATCGATCAAACCGCGCCCTCGCCCCACCTATCGACCGGACAAACTGCGCCCTCGCCGGTCGGAGGCAACGGCAGCGCCTCGCCCATGGCAGGGCAGACGCAGCTCTCGGCCGCGGGGACGACGCAGGTGCAGCGCAGCCCCGTTCCCGTCGTCGCACCGACCCCGCCGCCGCCGTCGGCGAACATCTCGATCCTCGAGACGCACGAGTACATCGAGTCGCTCAACGTGCTCGTGAGCCTGCTCGAGGCAAACCGCCAGGATCTGCGCGGTCACTCGGCGGCCGTCGCGCGCCTGACGCGGCGCACGTGCGAGCGGATCGGCCTGTCTGCATCGCACGTCGCGGCGTTCGTGGTGGCGGCGTACCTGCACGATCTCGGCAAGATGGGCGCGTATCACCTGACCGCGCTCAACGTGGCCGAGTACGAGGGGCATCGGGTCGCGGGGCTCAAGGCGGTGGCGCTGCCTGCGCAGCTCATGGGCTCGGTGGGCTTGCCGGCCGAGACCGTGGCCGCGCTCAGCGCGATGTACGAGCGCTACGATGGCCGCGGGCTGCCGCACGGGCTCGCGGGCAAGGAGATCCCGCTCGGCGCGCGCGTGCTCGCGGTGACCGACACCTACGCCGATCTCACGCAGAACCCGCGCAACCCCTTCCGCAAGATCCTCCGCCCCACCGAGGCGTGCGAGGTGCTCGCGGGCTATCGCGGTACGATCTTCGATCCGAACATCGTCGATCTCTTCAGGAACGAGGTCACGGGCGACGACATGCGCGCGAAGCTGCTCTCGGAGCGGCACACGGTGCTCATCGTCGATCCGGATCCCGAGGAGACCACGGTGCTCGAGCTGCGGCTGATCGAGCAGGGCTTCGAGGTGCGCGTCGCGCGCACGGTGGCGCAGGCGTGGCGCGAGCTCGAGGGCGGCGAGATCACGGCCGTCGTGAGCGAGATCGACCTCGAGGAGCCCGAGATGGGCCTCGCCTTGCGGGCCGACGCGCTCAAGGAGCCCTGGGGGCGCGACGCCACCTGGGTCGTGCTCACGCGCAAGGGCGACCGGCACAGCGCGCAGCGCGCGTTCGATCTCAACGTCGACGACTTCGTCTCCAAGCCGACCTCGGCGGACATCTTCGCGGCCAAGCTGCGTCAGCTCATCGAGCGGCGCGCGGCGCGCAGCGGGGGCCGTGGCGTGTCGGGATCGCTCGCGGAGATGTCGATCCCGGACATGGTGCAGGTGCTCTGGCACGGCCGGAAGACCTGCGCGCTGCGCATCTCGACGCGCATGGCCACGGGCGAGATCTACTTCGCGGATGGTCAAATCGTCGACGCTCGCTGGGATCAGACCCACGGCGAGGACGCCTTCTACCGCATGCTCGCGCTGCACGAGGGCGAGTTCAGGCTCGATCCCGGCTTCGAGCCGCCCACCGGCCGCACGATCACGGTCTCGCCCGAGGCGCTCTTGCTCGAGGGCATGCGCCGCCTCGACGAGGGCATGCTCGCGCCCCACTGAAGGCTCTTTCGCCGCGCATCCGGGTACAATGCGATCTCCTTGTCTTCGAGGAGGTCCCCATGAAGCTGTTGCGCGCGCTCGCCCTGTCTTTCCCGCTCGTCGCCCTCTCCACCTTGCACGCCCCCGACGCCGAGGCCTGCGGGGCCTGCTTGATCCAGCAGGGTGAGTCGACGCAGGTGACGAGCCACAGGATGATCCTGTCGGTCTCGAACGTGAGCACGACGCTCTGGGATCAGATCGAGTACGCGGGCGAGCCCTCGTCGTTCGCGTGGGTCTTGCCCATCAAGGGGCAGGTGCAGGTCGGTCTGTCCTCGGATGCGCTCTTCGAGAACCTCGAGACGCTCACCTCGGTGCAGATCTCGTCGCCGACGATCAACTGCCCGCCCCCCAACTGCCCCAGCGCGCCCAACGCTGGAGGCCCCGTCGGAAGCTCGTCGGGCGACGGCGGCGTCACCGTGATCGCGCAGGAGGTGGTCGGCCCCTACGAGACGGTGCAGCTCTCGTCGCAGGACCCGAACGCGCTGAAGAGCTGGCTCACGAAGTACGGCTACGCGATCCCGCAGGACATCGCGCCCATCATCGACGCGTACGTCAAGGAGGGCTTCGACTTCCTCGCCCTCAAGCTCGTGCCCGGCCAGGGCGTCGATTCGATGCGCCCCGTGCGCGTGACGAGCCCCGGCGCGAGCCCCAACCTGCCCCTGCGCATGGTGGCCGGAGGGACCGGCGCGACCACGCCGATCACGCTCTTCATCTTCGGCGAGGGCCGCTACGAGCCGACGAACTTCGCGTCGTTCCTCATCCAGCCCAAAGAGCTGGTCTGGGACTGGGACACGCAGTCGAGCAACTACAAGGAGCTTCGCCAGTCGCGCTTCGAGGCGTCGGACGGCAAGGCGTGGCTCGTCGAGCGCAGCGGGCAATTCTCGAAGTGGGACCTCGAGTACCCGCTGAACTCCCTCGTCGACTTCGATCCCAAAAACAGCGGCTACGGCGATCCGGTCGGCACCGACGCGAAAGACAACCTCACCCAGGACCTCTCGGCGCTCTTCGGGACCATCCCGGAGCAGGGGCTCTGGGTGACGCGCATCTACGGCGAGCTGTCACGCGCGGCGCTCGTCTCCGACCTGTCGCTCGGCGCCGCGGACAGCCAGGAGGAGGTCCCCCGCTGGCTGCAAGCCCAGCAAGCCGTGGGCACCCCGCCCGCGTGTCCCGAGCCCTTCCCGTGCTCGCCCGACGGCAACAATCCAAACTCCCCGGAAGAGCCGGACTGGGAGCCCCGTGAGAGCTGCGCAATGGGCGGCAGCGCAGGCGTGCCCGCCACCCTCGGCCTGGTCGTCGCCGCGAGCGCGCTCGCCTTCGTGCGCCGCCGCCGCCGCTGAGGTTCGTCGAGTCCCTCCTCCGGTCGCGTCCGTCCATCCGGCGCCCTTGCCCTCGTCGCGCGCTGCCCCTAGCCTGGACGGCAGGCGTGGACCGCCGACGCGGCCGCGACCCGGAGGAAACATGTACGGTCCCAAAGGCCACGGCTCAGGTGGAGGACGCCCGAGCGGGCCGCCCAAGAAGGTCACCGCCCCCGACGTCCGCGCGCGCAAAGAAGGCCCGCCGCTCGCGATGGTGACCGCCTACGACTTCACGATGGCGCGCCTGCTCGACGAGGGCGGCGCCGACATCCTCCTCGTCGGCGACTCGCTCGGCATGGTCGTACAAGGCCACCCGACGACGCTGCCCGTGACGATCGAGGAGATCTGCTACCACAGCCGCACGGTCGCTCGCGGCGCGCGTCGCGCCCACGTGGTCGCCGACATGCCCTTCATGAGCTTCCAGCTCTCGGCCGTGCAAGCGCTCGAGAACGCAGGCCGCCTCATCAAAGAGGGCGCCTGCGAGAGCGTGAAGCTCGAGGGCGGCGAGGAGATCACCGAGCACGTGCGCCGCATCGTCGCCGCCGGCATCCCGGTGATGGGCCACATCGGCCTGACGCCGCAATCGGTGCACGCGATCGGCGGCTTCAAGGTGCAGGGCAAGAAGGAAGAGGACGCCGCGCGCCTCCTGCGTGACGCCGTGGCGCTCGAACGCGCCGGATGCTTCGCGATCGTGCTCGAGGCGATCCCGCCGGACCTGGCCGAGGACATCACCGCAGCCGTCTCGGTGCCGACGATCGGCATCGGCGCGGGCGCAGGTTGCGACGGGCAAGTGCTCGTCTGTTACGACCTGCTCGGGATGTACCCAGACCTGAAGCCGCGCTTCGCCAAGCGCTTCGCCGAGGTCGGCGAGCAGATCGTGTCCGCCACGCGCGCGTACGTCGAAGAGGTGCAAGGCCGCACCTTCCCGGCCCCCGAGCACACCTTCAAGCCCAACGGCCACGCCCGCCCCGCCCGCCCCACCCCCGAACCCCCGCCCGTCCCCGTCGAGGAAATCCCCCCGCACTGGCAAACCCACTAGCGTGGGGGCGGTGAGGGGGCGCCCTCGTTGGGGCGCCCCCTACGC includes:
- the rplL gene encoding 50S ribosomal protein L7/L12; this encodes MADITRDQVVDYLSNLPVIQIAELIKELENKWGVKAAPAAVAVAAGPAAGGEAAPKAEEKTEFDVVLANAGGNKIQVIKAVREITGLGLKEAKDLVEGAPKTLKEAVSKADAEDMKKKLTEAGATVELK
- the rpoB gene encoding DNA-directed RNA polymerase subunit beta: MPSVVQSNFRIRKNLGRVGRIIDVPNLIDIQKSSYEKFLQMNVPPNERDEVGLQAVFRSVFPIKDFNGTSELVFVSYNLEAPKYDVEECRQRGMTYAAPIKVTNQLMIYDTRDGGERIVRDIKEQEVYFGELPLMTETGTFIINGTERVVVSQLHRSPGVFFDHDKGKTHSSGKLLYSARVIPYRGSWLDFEFDPKDIIYVRIDRRRKMHATVLLRALGYSTQDLLNYFYSTESVYIEKGGKYSKSIEYDLLAGQRATRDIKIKEDVIVKKNQKFTRAAIRKMKEAKLERLAIELEELAGKVAAHDVVDPETGEVIVEVNEELTEQKLERIRDAKIEHFRVLFIDGLNVGSYLRDTLLADKVKTQEDSILEIYRRLRPGDPPTLETAKTLFHNLFFNPERYDLSKVGRLKLNYKFYRDLPEGQRPNLDLTVLTPQDILETVRHLIELKNGRGSVDDIDHLGNRRVRAVGELMENQYRIGLVRMERAIKERMSMSQEIDTLMPHDLINAKPVSAVVKEYFGSSQLSQFMDQTNPLSEVTHKRRLSALGPGGLTRERAGFEVRDVHATHYGRICPIETPEGPNIGLIASLSTFARVNEFGFVETPYRKVAEATVTDEVVWLSALEEEGKYIAQATAGLGEDNRFRENVVSARFNGEFKIVSPEMIELMDVAPNQMVSVAAALVPFLEHDDANRALMGANMQRQAVPLLRSTAPLVGTGMEGRLARDSGVCVVARRPGVVESVDATRIVVRAEGEGAEVPDIYHLMKYQRSNQSTCYTQKPIVSTGDAVKVGDVLADGPSTDMGELALGQNVLVAFMPWQGYNFEDSILVSERIAKDDVFTSIHIEEFECVARDTKLGKEEITRDIPNVGEEALKDLDDSGIVRIGAEVRPGDILVGKITPKGETQLSPEEKLLRAIFGEKAGDVRDSSLKVPPGVSGIVINARVFSRKGTEKDERARDIEDQERARIERTRDEEIKILRDSFYRRVREILVGKTTNGKLVDDKGKVLLQKGDEIAEAALLEIPRRYWGEIPVEETDRIQQILRDLEDLVRTREEHFRDKIERLSKGDELPPGVIKMVKVYIAIKRKLQVGDKMAGRHGNKGVISRILPEEDMPYLRDGSPVDIVLNPLGVPSRMNVGQILEVHLGWGALELGKQLQRMVEEQRAAHEIKERITAIYGGDEEASALVRLMDDGDVSRAAKKVKNGVFVASPVFDGASEEDIKGALALAGLPSTGQAILFDGRTGEAFDQNVTVGIMYMLKLHHLVDDKIHARSIGPYSLVTQQPLGGKAQFGGQRLGEMEVWAMEAYGAAYALQEFLTVKSDDVMGRTRMYEAIVKGEYTLEAGLPESFNVLIKELQSLCLNVELVETGLEASAAEEE